Proteins encoded in a region of the Moritella marina ATCC 15381 genome:
- the fdh3B gene encoding formate dehydrogenase FDH3 subunit beta — MASMKFLCDSKRCIECNGCVTACKNENDDALEWGIQRRRVVTLNDGEQGESSISVACMHCTDAPCMAVCPADCFERTEDGIVLHDKDLCIGCGYCLFACPFGAPQFPKQDAFGERGKMDKCTFCAGGPNVEDGSAEEKEKYGANRIAEGKLPMCASLCSTKALLAGDAAKISDVYAERVVARGAKNAGWASTADLSYDASKTQES, encoded by the coding sequence ATGGCTAGTATGAAATTTCTATGTGACTCTAAACGTTGTATTGAGTGCAATGGTTGTGTAACCGCATGTAAGAACGAAAATGATGATGCACTTGAATGGGGTATCCAACGTCGCCGCGTTGTTACTTTAAACGACGGTGAACAGGGTGAAAGCTCAATCTCTGTGGCCTGTATGCATTGTACTGATGCGCCGTGTATGGCTGTTTGTCCTGCAGATTGCTTTGAGCGTACTGAAGACGGCATCGTATTACATGATAAAGATCTGTGTATCGGTTGTGGTTATTGCTTGTTTGCCTGCCCATTTGGCGCGCCGCAATTTCCAAAACAAGATGCCTTTGGTGAACGTGGCAAGATGGATAAATGCACCTTCTGTGCTGGTGGACCTAATGTAGAAGATGGTTCAGCTGAAGAGAAAGAAAAATACGGCGCTAACCGTATTGCTGAAGGTAAGTTACCTATGTGTGCATCGCTTTGCTCTACTAAGGCCTTGCTTGCTGGTGATGCAGCTAAGATCTCTGATGTTTATGCCGAGCGTGTTGTTGCCCGTGGTGCTAAAAATGCAGGTTGGGCAAGTACTGCTGACCTCTCTTATGACGCGAGCAAAACGCAAGAGAGCTAA
- a CDS encoding formate dehydrogenase subunit alpha, whose translation MKLTKRSDTVSKDEKQLGISRRAFMRNSSIAAAGGAVGVGMFAPGMMKKAEAKSVDPESPVEIKRTICSHCSVGCGIYAEVQEGVWTGQEPAFDHPFNAGGHCAKGAALREHGHGAKRLKYPMKLVNGKWIKMSWETALEEVSQQVLKIREESGPDSVYWLGSAKHNNEQAYLFRKMVSMWGTNNVDHQARICHSTTVAGVANTWGYGAMTNSLNDMHNCKSILFIGSNPAEAHPVAMQHILIAKEKNSCKIVVADPRRTRTAAKADHYVSLRPGSDVAFVWGVLYHVFKNEWEDKEFIHQRVYGMEEVRAEVAKWTPAEVERVSGVPEAEVYATAKLLSENRPGCVVWCMGGTQHTTGNNNTRAYCILELALGNMGKSGGGANIFRGHDNVQGATDFGVLSDNLPGYYGLSEGAWKHWAGVWDVDYEWLKNRFDQKDYRGKLPMNHAGIPVSRWIDGVLENKDNIEQNDNIRAMFYWGHAVNSQTRGPEMRTAMGKLDMMVIVDPYPGVAAVMNGRTDNVYLLPATTQFETTGSVTATNRSIQWRDKVIEPLFESKPDHEIMYLLMKKLGLAEQVFKHIEVKNNQPVIEDITREYNKGMWTIGYTGQSPERLKAHQQNWHTFHNTTLEGEGGVANGETYGLPWPCWGTPEMKHPGTHILYDTSKPVALGGGNFRARFGVERNGESLLAVDSYSKDCELEGGFPEFSAKLLKQLGWWDELTAEEKLKAEGKNWKTDVSGGIQRVAIKHGCIPFGNAKARAVVWTFPDAVPIHREPLYTPRRDLVADYPTWDDSEAMFRLPTLYKSIQDKDVSGEYPIILTSGRLVEYEGGGDETRSNPWLAELQQEMFVEVNPKDANDLGFRDGEMVWVEGAEKGRIHVKAMVTRRVKPGLAFLPFHFGGYFQGEDLRGNYPEGSVPYVSGESANIATTYGYDPVTQMQETKVTLCKISKA comes from the coding sequence ATGAAATTAACTAAACGTTCCGATACGGTCAGTAAGGACGAAAAACAACTCGGCATTTCCCGTCGTGCTTTTATGCGCAACTCTTCAATTGCTGCCGCTGGTGGTGCTGTTGGTGTGGGCATGTTCGCACCGGGCATGATGAAAAAGGCTGAAGCTAAGTCAGTTGATCCTGAATCGCCAGTGGAAATTAAACGTACAATTTGCTCTCACTGTTCTGTGGGTTGCGGTATCTATGCTGAAGTGCAAGAAGGTGTGTGGACAGGCCAAGAACCTGCATTTGATCATCCTTTCAATGCGGGCGGTCACTGTGCTAAAGGTGCTGCATTGCGCGAGCATGGTCATGGTGCTAAACGTCTAAAATATCCAATGAAACTGGTTAACGGTAAATGGATAAAAATGAGCTGGGAAACAGCACTTGAAGAAGTCAGTCAGCAAGTGCTTAAGATCCGTGAAGAGTCAGGTCCTGATTCTGTGTACTGGTTAGGCTCAGCAAAACACAATAATGAACAGGCGTATTTGTTCCGTAAAATGGTATCGATGTGGGGCACAAATAATGTCGATCACCAAGCACGTATTTGTCACTCTACAACAGTAGCGGGTGTAGCAAATACCTGGGGTTATGGCGCGATGACTAACTCGCTAAATGACATGCATAACTGTAAATCTATCTTGTTCATTGGCTCAAACCCTGCAGAAGCGCATCCTGTTGCTATGCAGCATATCCTCATCGCCAAAGAAAAGAACAGCTGTAAGATTGTGGTAGCCGATCCACGTCGTACTCGTACTGCAGCAAAAGCCGATCATTACGTATCACTACGTCCTGGTTCTGACGTTGCCTTCGTTTGGGGCGTGTTATATCACGTGTTTAAAAACGAATGGGAAGATAAAGAATTTATCCATCAACGTGTTTATGGTATGGAAGAAGTTCGTGCAGAAGTGGCTAAATGGACGCCTGCAGAAGTTGAACGTGTATCTGGTGTGCCAGAAGCGGAAGTTTATGCAACGGCAAAACTCTTATCTGAAAACCGTCCAGGTTGCGTAGTTTGGTGTATGGGGGGTACTCAGCATACAACGGGTAATAACAATACTCGTGCTTATTGTATTCTTGAACTTGCGTTAGGCAACATGGGTAAATCTGGCGGTGGTGCTAATATTTTCCGTGGTCACGATAACGTCCAAGGCGCAACCGATTTTGGTGTGTTATCAGATAACTTACCGGGTTATTACGGTTTGTCTGAAGGCGCATGGAAACATTGGGCAGGGGTATGGGATGTTGATTACGAATGGCTGAAAAACCGTTTTGATCAAAAAGATTACCGCGGCAAGCTGCCAATGAACCATGCTGGTATTCCGGTATCGCGTTGGATTGATGGCGTATTAGAAAACAAAGATAATATCGAACAGAACGATAATATCCGTGCCATGTTCTATTGGGGTCATGCGGTTAACTCACAAACTCGTGGTCCAGAAATGCGCACCGCGATGGGCAAACTGGACATGATGGTTATTGTTGACCCGTATCCAGGTGTTGCAGCGGTAATGAACGGTCGTACTGACAATGTTTACTTGCTACCAGCGACAACGCAGTTTGAAACGACTGGCTCGGTTACTGCGACCAACCGTTCAATTCAATGGCGTGACAAGGTCATAGAACCGTTATTTGAATCAAAACCTGATCATGAAATCATGTATTTATTGATGAAAAAATTAGGTCTAGCGGAGCAAGTGTTTAAGCACATCGAGGTTAAAAATAACCAACCTGTGATTGAAGATATTACCCGTGAATACAACAAAGGCATGTGGACAATCGGTTATACCGGACAAAGTCCAGAACGCTTGAAAGCACATCAGCAGAATTGGCATACATTCCATAACACCACACTAGAAGGTGAGGGGGGTGTAGCGAACGGTGAAACTTACGGTTTACCTTGGCCATGTTGGGGTACGCCAGAGATGAAACATCCTGGTACTCATATTCTTTATGACACATCTAAACCTGTAGCTTTAGGTGGCGGTAATTTCCGTGCTCGTTTTGGTGTTGAGCGTAATGGTGAAAGCTTACTGGCTGTAGACAGTTATTCAAAAGACTGTGAGTTAGAAGGCGGTTTCCCAGAATTCAGTGCCAAACTGCTTAAGCAACTTGGCTGGTGGGATGAACTGACTGCTGAAGAGAAATTAAAAGCAGAAGGTAAGAACTGGAAAACCGACGTATCTGGTGGCATTCAACGTGTAGCAATTAAACACGGTTGTATCCCATTTGGTAACGCTAAAGCCCGTGCAGTAGTGTGGACGTTCCCTGATGCTGTGCCGATTCACCGTGAACCTTTATATACCCCTCGTCGTGACTTAGTTGCTGATTATCCAACTTGGGATGACAGTGAAGCGATGTTCCGTTTACCGACGTTATACAAATCAATCCAAGACAAAGATGTATCGGGAGAATACCCAATTATCTTAACCTCGGGTCGTTTGGTTGAATATGAAGGTGGTGGTGATGAAACGCGTTCAAATCCTTGGTTAGCAGAATTACAACAAGAAATGTTTGTTGAAGTTAACCCTAAAGATGCTAACGATTTAGGCTTTAGAGACGGTGAAATGGTGTGGGTTGAAGGTGCTGAAAAAGGCCGTATTCATGTTAAAGCTATGGTGACACGCCGTGTTAAACCGGGTCTTGCGTTTTTACCATTCCATTTCGGTGGTTATTTCCAAGGTGAAGACTTACGTGGCAATTACCCTGAAGGTTCGGTGCCATATGTATCGGGCGAATCAGCAAACATTGCAACAACCTATGGTTATGATCCTGTGACACAAATGCAGGAAACGAAAGTAACCCTCTGTAAAATATCTAAAGCGTAA
- a CDS encoding twin-arginine translocation signal domain-containing protein, with amino-acid sequence MSKQNKPDEDRRQLLKNIGLGVAVGAIATGVSTTANASVDSQENNKKEKTAGYHETQHIRDYYDTL; translated from the coding sequence ATGAGCAAACAAAATAAGCCGGATGAAGACCGTCGCCAACTGTTAAAAAACATTGGTTTAGGTGTTGCAGTAGGAGCTATCGCAACGGGTGTATCCACCACTGCGAATGCGTCTGTTGATAGCCAAGAAAATAATAAGAAAGAAAAAACAGCAGGTTACCATGAAACTCAACACATTCGTGATTATTACGATACTTTGTAA
- a CDS encoding TorD/DmsD family molecular chaperone: MGSQNMSQSFTEDAALRIDIYSLLAHLFRKAPDAEVIDWLANLDVDAPNALIQTTGMSAAWPLLKLAAQKTLLTAAEDEYQDLFIGIGHGEIVPFGSWFLTGSLMEMPLAHLRHDLKKLGFQRDESVKEPEDHIAALLEVMTMLVSESNHSDQAEFFNRHIDTWFERFCQDLKKAKSAVFYSAVAELAWQFLSIEKIRFIDVKK; encoded by the coding sequence ATGGGATCACAAAATATGTCACAGTCATTTACTGAAGATGCAGCATTGCGCATCGATATTTACAGCTTGCTTGCACATTTATTCCGTAAAGCACCAGATGCAGAGGTGATTGATTGGTTAGCTAATCTCGACGTTGATGCGCCGAATGCATTAATTCAAACCACGGGAATGTCAGCTGCTTGGCCACTATTGAAGTTGGCCGCACAAAAAACCTTATTAACAGCCGCGGAAGATGAATATCAAGATCTGTTTATTGGTATCGGCCATGGTGAAATTGTCCCGTTTGGCTCTTGGTTTCTTACCGGATCATTAATGGAAATGCCGCTTGCACATTTGCGTCATGACTTGAAAAAACTGGGTTTTCAACGTGATGAATCAGTAAAAGAACCGGAAGATCATATCGCAGCCTTGCTAGAAGTGATGACTATGTTGGTGAGCGAAAGTAATCATAGCGATCAAGCTGAGTTTTTTAATCGTCATATCGACACTTGGTTTGAACGTTTTTGCCAAGATTTGAAAAAAGCGAAAAGTGCCGTGTTTTACAGCGCAGTCGCAGAATTAGCTTGGCAATTTTTAAGTATTGAAAAAATACGTTTTATCGACGTAAAAAAATAA
- a CDS encoding 4Fe-4S dicluster domain-containing protein, producing MLKSTLETFTDSNGQARFAAIADTVELSNLIPPTVSYESRGNLLIIGAYDIITALAPQFATLNSVTLLATSAATDAGPVTNDSNTKDKDKVFFSNEVTIKGYLGAFEVNCRVAGSLLSIYTNLAEVTIGGDSFDLVVDMSANSLIQTEIPAPGYYPVGSGKAAIADVIETLPEMLGTFDKPKYFRLDNDICAHSSRGVGGCTRCVDACPAGALTSNGHAIEINPFLCQGVGTCATACPTEAITYALPEPEKTQNFIYRLLNSYQMAGGEQPTILFFGNRDEQTVAEKLPLLPSNVIPIALEELATVGVDTWFSALLYGAHQVLLATNIAYIPATIDRVLNDELAIANTFLTEMGFEAGRICLFDLDSAADFVAFTQPVLPVVENKIAVMDNAVLAEQLSGTKREKLFTALDKLSAQSPLQPTHSVMPENAPYGGVECKTDDCTLCMGCVAVCPTSALHAVGDRPGLQFREQDCVQCGLCEKACPEQVISLKPGLNWDAESRRSVVMIHEEEAACCLSCGKAFAPASMIAMLTEKLQNHSQFQGDAIRRLSMCEDCRVRDIFSDMADDPLRQLNV from the coding sequence ATGTTAAAAAGTACTTTAGAAACATTTACTGATAGCAATGGTCAAGCACGCTTTGCAGCGATAGCCGATACCGTTGAATTATCGAATCTGATCCCGCCGACGGTATCTTACGAAAGTCGTGGCAACTTATTGATCATTGGTGCTTACGATATTATCACTGCACTAGCACCGCAATTTGCAACATTGAATTCAGTAACACTACTGGCGACGTCTGCTGCAACAGATGCTGGACCAGTGACGAACGATAGCAATACCAAAGATAAAGACAAAGTATTTTTTAGTAATGAAGTAACAATTAAAGGTTACCTTGGTGCGTTCGAAGTGAACTGCCGTGTAGCAGGTAGCTTACTGAGTATCTATACCAATTTAGCGGAAGTGACCATAGGTGGTGATAGTTTCGATTTAGTCGTTGATATGAGCGCTAATAGCCTTATTCAAACCGAAATACCAGCGCCAGGTTATTACCCTGTTGGTAGCGGTAAAGCAGCGATTGCCGATGTTATTGAAACCTTACCGGAAATGCTAGGTACGTTTGATAAACCAAAATACTTTCGTTTAGACAATGATATCTGCGCACATTCATCACGTGGAGTGGGTGGTTGTACACGTTGTGTTGATGCTTGTCCTGCAGGTGCGTTAACCAGTAATGGCCACGCTATCGAAATTAATCCGTTCTTATGCCAAGGTGTAGGGACGTGTGCCACGGCTTGTCCGACTGAAGCGATTACTTACGCATTACCAGAACCAGAAAAGACCCAGAACTTTATTTATCGCTTATTAAACAGTTATCAAATGGCGGGTGGCGAACAGCCAACGATCTTATTCTTTGGTAATCGTGACGAACAAACGGTGGCAGAAAAATTACCGTTATTACCATCAAATGTTATTCCTATTGCTCTAGAAGAGTTGGCTACGGTTGGTGTTGATACTTGGTTTAGCGCCTTACTCTATGGTGCGCATCAAGTATTACTCGCTACTAACATCGCCTATATCCCCGCGACGATTGATCGCGTGCTTAATGATGAACTGGCCATTGCCAATACCTTCTTAACTGAGATGGGTTTTGAAGCTGGGCGTATTTGTTTGTTTGATTTAGATTCGGCAGCAGATTTTGTCGCGTTTACTCAACCGGTATTACCTGTTGTTGAGAATAAGATAGCAGTAATGGATAACGCAGTATTAGCTGAGCAACTGTCTGGCACTAAACGTGAAAAATTATTTACTGCGCTAGATAAATTATCAGCACAAAGTCCATTGCAACCGACACATTCGGTGATGCCTGAAAATGCACCTTATGGCGGCGTGGAATGTAAAACTGATGATTGTACCCTATGTATGGGTTGCGTTGCAGTGTGTCCAACAAGTGCATTACATGCTGTTGGTGATCGCCCTGGCCTACAGTTTAGAGAACAAGATTGTGTGCAGTGTGGTCTTTGTGAAAAAGCCTGTCCTGAACAAGTAATTAGTCTTAAACCGGGTCTGAATTGGGACGCGGAAAGCCGTCGAAGTGTGGTGATGATCCACGAAGAAGAGGCTGCTTGTTGTTTAAGTTGTGGTAAAGCCTTTGCACCTGCATCGATGATCGCCATGTTAACGGAAAAACTCCAAAATCACAGCCAATTTCAAGGTGATGCTATTCGCCGTTTATCTATGTGTGAAGACTGTCGTGTTCGCGATATTTTTTCAGATATGGCTGACGATCCACTACGTCAGTTAAACGTGTAG
- a CDS encoding DUF3306 domain-containing protein translates to MANNFFQRWSDRSLAAKDHTETDLVVIKDAVVETENQNQNQGSELTLKRDAELDIEHVSEPQAESATDLALSTDVIDEQVEVELTIDDADKVTFDSGVASFLQHGVDKSVKKAALAKLFHADEFNYISTMDDHTEDFSNIPKLDESIAKQLRGWVKTVLEEPEADLIEETELVEEGEVLVATETDPETESGAIAAPNSSIDDGAVQAITADNSSTSCCDEKSCDEQSCSEKNGEEQKNQLQQHLQQVGET, encoded by the coding sequence GTGGCCAATAACTTTTTTCAACGTTGGTCAGATCGCTCATTAGCGGCAAAAGACCATACAGAAACTGATTTAGTCGTTATTAAAGACGCTGTTGTCGAAACTGAGAATCAAAATCAGAATCAGGGGTCAGAGCTAACACTAAAGCGCGATGCAGAGCTGGATATTGAGCATGTTTCAGAACCACAAGCTGAATCGGCCACGGATCTAGCGCTATCGACAGATGTTATTGATGAGCAGGTCGAAGTTGAACTTACTATTGATGATGCCGATAAGGTCACCTTTGATAGTGGTGTTGCTTCATTTCTACAGCATGGCGTTGATAAATCAGTAAAAAAAGCAGCGTTAGCGAAATTATTTCATGCTGATGAATTTAACTATATAAGTACTATGGATGATCACACCGAGGATTTTTCTAATATTCCTAAGCTTGATGAGAGTATCGCGAAACAGTTGCGTGGTTGGGTTAAAACGGTATTGGAAGAGCCTGAAGCTGATTTGATTGAAGAAACGGAACTGGTTGAAGAAGGTGAGGTATTAGTCGCTACTGAAACTGATCCGGAAACAGAATCTGGAGCAATTGCAGCCCCCAATAGCTCTATAGATGATGGAGCTGTTCAAGCTATCACGGCTGATAATAGTTCGACGTCTTGTTGTGATGAAAAAAGTTGTGATGAACAGAGTTGTAGTGAAAAAAATGGTGAAGAACAAAAAAACCAGCTTCAGCAACACCTTCAACAGGTGGGTGAGACATAA
- a CDS encoding DUF3305 domain-containing protein, producing MQLRDEDKPLNKGDEHTRLAKDESSWPIAFSLRSEEKQVGRWTTLSWSIEDIGLYQQAPVSTTAEDNCDTAGTTTHYERTLFLYRDERTDYRFNLSSQDPHLFIVCEVTDEQFSPLLITAAQSVASSYMDGDYQVLHIQMPLPVQAWMEAFIGRNGELIEFKKKRCKDKKGRSSGQ from the coding sequence GTGCAACTACGTGATGAAGATAAACCTCTAAATAAGGGTGATGAACATACGCGCTTAGCGAAAGACGAATCAAGCTGGCCAATCGCCTTCAGTCTTCGTTCTGAAGAAAAACAAGTTGGGCGTTGGACTACTTTGTCTTGGTCTATTGAAGATATTGGGCTGTATCAGCAAGCGCCCGTGAGCACTACAGCAGAAGATAATTGCGATACTGCTGGTACTACGACTCATTATGAACGAACGCTATTCTTATACCGCGATGAACGGACTGATTACCGTTTTAACCTCAGCTCACAAGACCCTCATCTATTTATTGTTTGTGAAGTGACTGACGAGCAATTTTCGCCATTACTGATCACTGCGGCGCAAAGTGTTGCGAGTAGTTATATGGATGGCGACTATCAAGTGTTGCACATTCAAATGCCATTACCAGTGCAAGCTTGGATGGAAGCATTCATCGGTAGAAACGGCGAACTGATTGAATTTAAAAAGAAACGTTGTAAAGACAAGAAAGGGCGTTCAAGTGGCCAATAA
- a CDS encoding formate dehydrogenase accessory sulfurtransferase FdhD: MPQLPKIIRTNSSVEHTMTVDIMDEYGDTMTKEIACEHPLTIYLNWVEIVTVMTLGARPADLVLGYLKNQGFIEDITAIESVIIDWDTNSAAVITRESTDGLAEKLTKKTVTSGCGQGTMFGNVMKKLEGITLPQPRLRQSKLYGLLEALTHHNATYKAAGAVHGCAVCKDTEILSFVEDVGRHNAVDTLAGEMWLKGQTGEDKIFYTTGRLTSEMVIKVAQMGIPVLLSRSGATQMGYDLAKKLGITMVARAKGNRFQVYNGMTNLILDVKGPDAEEQAVVGKTA, from the coding sequence ATGCCGCAATTACCAAAAATAATTAGAACCAATTCTTCAGTTGAACACACCATGACAGTTGACATCATGGACGAATATGGCGATACCATGACCAAAGAGATCGCCTGCGAACACCCACTCACTATCTACTTAAACTGGGTAGAAATTGTTACCGTGATGACACTCGGCGCACGCCCTGCTGATCTGGTATTAGGTTATTTAAAAAACCAAGGCTTTATTGAAGACATTACCGCTATTGAATCAGTGATTATTGATTGGGATACAAATTCAGCAGCCGTGATCACGCGTGAAAGTACCGATGGATTAGCAGAGAAATTAACCAAGAAAACCGTTACCTCTGGCTGCGGCCAAGGCACTATGTTCGGTAACGTGATGAAAAAATTAGAAGGCATAACACTGCCACAACCTAGATTACGCCAATCAAAATTGTATGGCTTGTTAGAAGCATTAACGCATCACAACGCAACGTATAAAGCCGCTGGTGCAGTACATGGCTGTGCGGTATGTAAAGACACCGAGATCTTGTCGTTTGTCGAAGATGTAGGTCGTCACAACGCCGTTGATACTTTGGCTGGGGAAATGTGGTTAAAAGGCCAAACGGGTGAAGACAAGATATTTTATACCACTGGTCGCCTCACGTCAGAAATGGTGATTAAAGTCGCGCAAATGGGTATTCCAGTATTGCTATCGCGCTCTGGTGCAACGCAAATGGGCTACGATTTAGCGAAAAAATTAGGTATTACAATGGTCGCGCGTGCTAAAGGTAATCGTTTCCAAGTGTATAACGGGATGACGAACTTGATCTTAGATGTCAAAGGCCCTGACGCAGAAGAGCAAGCAGTTGTCGGTAAGACTGCATGA
- a CDS encoding helix-turn-helix transcriptional regulator encodes MSENSPAFMNVKQVAEYLDLNEKKVYTLANDGHLPATKVTGKWLFPKAMLDKWLLESCHNGVLNDRLLIAGSDDPLLQLVVGKMAQKLGSAALVGYTSTGTRQGLAMLSKGHVDICAIHWGHAEEAALRHPALLQQYPGHKNWVLIHAFERQQGLVVSKELADLVNSRSLNLTELLTSRWRWALRQEGAGSMRALGEWLHNHAYTVDMLTAAETCHSERELASCIARGEADVGCASQSTAGEFGLGFIPLGTEAFELVIPKNIYFRTLQQQLLQALTSMEIQAKGDLLGGYNFSRTGQQVWSAS; translated from the coding sequence ATGAGCGAAAATTCCCCCGCGTTCATGAATGTAAAACAAGTGGCTGAGTATTTAGACCTGAATGAAAAAAAGGTCTACACCCTGGCGAACGATGGCCATTTACCTGCAACAAAAGTCACGGGGAAATGGTTATTCCCCAAAGCTATGTTAGATAAATGGCTACTCGAATCTTGCCATAACGGCGTGCTGAATGATCGCTTACTTATCGCAGGCTCAGACGATCCATTGTTACAGTTAGTCGTTGGAAAGATGGCGCAGAAACTCGGCAGCGCGGCATTGGTTGGTTATACCTCAACAGGCACGCGCCAAGGTTTAGCCATGCTCAGTAAAGGCCATGTGGATATATGTGCGATCCATTGGGGTCATGCAGAAGAAGCTGCATTGCGTCACCCTGCTTTACTGCAGCAATACCCAGGACATAAAAACTGGGTGCTGATCCATGCCTTTGAACGTCAACAAGGCTTAGTCGTGAGTAAAGAACTTGCTGACTTAGTTAATTCTCGTTCGTTAAACTTAACCGAATTACTGACTTCACGCTGGCGCTGGGCACTACGTCAAGAAGGCGCTGGCAGTATGCGGGCTTTGGGTGAATGGTTACACAATCATGCTTACACAGTCGATATGCTTACCGCAGCAGAAACCTGTCATAGTGAACGTGAACTAGCATCTTGCATTGCCCGTGGTGAAGCGGATGTTGGCTGTGCCAGCCAAAGCACCGCAGGCGAATTTGGCTTAGGTTTTATTCCATTAGGCACTGAAGCCTTTGAGTTAGTGATCCCGAAAAATATCTACTTCCGCACTTTGCAGCAACAATTATTGCAGGCATTGACCTCGATGGAGATCCAAGCCAAAGGCGATCTACTCGGCGGTTATAACTTTAGCCGTACTGGCCAGCAAGTTTGGAGTGCCAGCTAG
- the yiaY gene encoding L-threonine dehydrogenase, producing the protein MSTAFFIPAYNLMGAGCLIQAADAIKSHGFKKALIVTDKVINSIGMVKQVQDLLTARDVESAVFDGTQPNPTTANVASGLEILNAQACDFVISLGGGSPHDCAKGIALVAANGGHIADYEGVDQSAKAQLPLVAINTTAGTASEMTRFCIITNETTHIKMAIVDKNTTPLMSVNDPELMLAKPASLTAATGMDALTHAIEAYVSIAATPITDAVAIKAMELIQAHLRTAVEHGENIEAREQMAYAQFMAGMAFNNASLGYVHAMAHQLGGFYDLPHGVCNAVLLPHVQAYNAQVCPARLRDVAKAMGVDVTEMTPEQGAEAAIASIKALALAVGIPAGLTSLNVKVEDIPELAKNALNDACGFTNPKQATHEEICAIFNAAM; encoded by the coding sequence ATGAGCACTGCATTCTTTATTCCTGCATATAATCTAATGGGCGCTGGTTGTTTAATTCAAGCAGCTGACGCGATTAAATCTCACGGTTTCAAAAAAGCCTTAATCGTCACTGATAAAGTGATTAATAGCATCGGCATGGTAAAACAAGTACAAGATTTATTAACTGCACGCGATGTTGAATCTGCAGTTTTTGATGGTACTCAGCCAAACCCTACCACAGCCAATGTTGCTAGTGGCTTGGAAATATTAAATGCACAAGCATGTGATTTTGTTATCTCTCTCGGTGGTGGTTCACCACATGATTGCGCGAAAGGTATTGCCTTAGTTGCTGCGAATGGCGGCCATATTGCCGATTACGAAGGCGTTGATCAATCAGCAAAAGCGCAGCTACCATTAGTGGCAATTAATACCACCGCGGGTACGGCTTCTGAAATGACACGTTTTTGTATTATTACTAATGAAACGACACATATCAAAATGGCGATCGTGGATAAAAATACCACACCGCTAATGTCAGTCAATGATCCAGAACTCATGTTAGCGAAACCTGCTTCATTAACTGCTGCAACCGGTATGGATGCACTGACGCATGCGATTGAAGCGTATGTATCAATTGCGGCGACACCAATTACAGATGCAGTAGCGATTAAAGCCATGGAACTGATCCAAGCGCATTTACGCACAGCTGTAGAACACGGTGAAAATATCGAAGCGCGTGAACAAATGGCTTATGCACAATTTATGGCAGGTATGGCATTTAACAACGCGTCACTAGGTTATGTACACGCAATGGCGCATCAATTAGGTGGTTTTTATGACTTACCACACGGTGTGTGTAATGCGGTATTACTGCCACATGTACAAGCTTATAACGCGCAAGTGTGTCCAGCACGTCTACGTGATGTAGCTAAAGCGATGGGTGTTGATGTAACAGAAATGACACCAGAGCAAGGTGCTGAAGCGGCGATTGCATCGATTAAAGCATTAGCGTTAGCGGTTGGTATTCCAGCAGGACTTACAAGCTTAAACGTAAAAGTTGAAGATATTCCTGAATTAGCGAAAAATGCATTGAATGATGCTTGTGGTTTTACGAATCCAAAACAAGCTACGCATGAAGAAATCTGCGCTATATTTAATGCTGCGATGTAG